ATTCTATGAGAATCTGATTGGGCCGGCGGTGGCTGCTGCTCATCTTACTGCGTGATCGGACATGACAGGATCTTAGGCTTATGGATGAACCGTATCTGGCGACTGCCGCCTGCGGTATTCGCGGGGGGTCTGTCCGAAGCGTTTCTTAAAAATACGGTTAAAATAAGAAAGATTTTCAAAACCGACTTCCGATGCGATCGCAAGGATTGAAGAGTCGGAGGAGATCAAAAGTCTTGATGCCATGGTGAGCCTGTATTCGTTGAGATAATCGACGAAAGAGGTTCCCATGGTATTTTTAAAATATTTCATAAAATGGGACTGGCTTAAGTCCACTTCGTTTGCGATATCTTCGATCGTGATCTTTTCCATATAATTGTTTTCTACATATTTTAGGATCAGCTTCATTTTTTCTAAAGACTTGCTGCGGTCTTTGCCGGAAAGTTCTTTTGTGCTGCACTTATGAAACAAAGTATAAAACAGCAGAAAAAGCTGTCCTTTGATAAAAAGCTGATAACCGGACGGATAAGTTTTGCATATCTCATCATTTGCATCGATACAGGCAGAAATCTCCCCATAATGCGGACTGTCCGGTGTATACAAAAGCGGCAGGGAGACATTGCCGGAGATCAGCGGAACTAAAAAATCCGTATTACAGGTATCCGTTTTCTTGGAGATCAGCATGTTTGGGTGAAAAATGATATTTTCGTACTCCATGGATTCAGACTCAAACTGCCCGATCGAGTGAAGCTGTCCCGGAAGAATCAGGGCAATGTCTCCTGCAGTTACCATGTGCTGGGCGAAATCGACCGTGATCGTGCCTTTTCCTTTTTTTATATAGATAATTTCCATCTCATCGTGCCAGTGCATCGGCACATACCCGAAATCTAACGGAATTGAGCAGAGATATGTGATATAAGGAAATAAAGGATCGCCATGTGAAATTTTTTCCTGGTAGTTTTCATATTCTAAAATATTCATGATGATAGGATTGTACCACTTTTTGAGTCAATATTACAAGAAAAAAGTGAGTATGGAAACTATAATAACATCATAAACAATGATTTTGCGAAAAAAAGCGAAATCAGGACAACAGGAACAAGCATAAACATTAAAATTGGGGAACATAATGAAAACAGCGCAGGGGCGCTGGAATGGAGGAAAAAATGAAATTACAGGAAATCGTATCAAACAGATGTGGCAAAGAAATTTCACAGTGCACAAATGAGGAACTTTACTATGCACTGCTTGAGATGACAAAAGGAATGGCTAAGGAAAAAGAAAGCAATCAGGGAAAACGTAAATTATATTACATTTCCGCTGAGTTCCTGATCGGTAAATTATTATCCAACAACCTGATCAACCTTGGTATTTACGAGGATGTGAAAAAACTTTTAGCAGATAACGGCAAGAGCCTTGCAGAGATCGAGGAGGTTGAGCCGGAGCCGTCATTAGGAAACGGCGGACTTGGACGTCTTGCAGCATGCTTCCTTGATTCTATCGCAAGCCTTGGTTTAAACGGTGACGGTGTTGGTTTAAATTACCATTACGGATTGTTCAAACAGGTTTTCAAAAACAACCTGCAGAATGAGACACCAAACCCATGGATTGAAAAAGAAAGCTGGCTGACAAAAACAGACGTTACTTACCCGATTCAGTTTGGCGGTTTTACGTTACAGTCCAGATTATATGATATCGATGTGATCGGTTATGAGAACCGTACCACAAAACTTCATCTGTTCGATGTTGAGACAGTGGATGAGAGTTTGGTTGGAGACGGCATCGATTTTGACAAAGAGGATATTGCAAAGAATTTAACATTATTCTTATATCCGGATGATTCCGATGATAAGGGAAGAATCCTTCGTGTATACCAGCAGTACTTCATGGTCAGCAACGCAGCGCGCCTGATCATTGATGAGACACTTGCAAGAGGCGGAGATCTTCACAAATTAAATGAGTATGCAGTGATCCAGATCAACGATACACACCCAAGTATGGTAATTCCTGAGATGATCCGTCTGTTGATGGAGCGTGGAATCTTAATGGATGAAGCAATCGATATCGTATCTAAGACATGTGCTTACACAAACCACACCATTTTAGCAGAAGCACTTGAAAAATGGCCGATTCATTTCTTAGAGAAAGCGGTTCCGCAGTTACTGCCGATCATTTACGAATTAAACAGCCGTGTTGTAAAGAAATATGATGACAAATCCGTAGCGATCATCGATGATGAGAAACGTGTTCATATGGCACATATGGATATTCATTACGGATACAGTGTTAACGGTGTTGCTTACCTGCACACAGAGATCTTAAAGAATACAGAGTTAAATAACTTCTACAAGATTTATCCGGAGAAGTTCAATAATAAGACAAACGGTATCACATTCCGCCGCTGGTTATTACACTGCGATCCGGAGATGACCGAATTTATCACATCCTTAATCGGACCTGGATTTAAGAAAAATGCAGAAGAGTTAGAGAAACTCGGCGCATATGTAAATGACGAAGAAGTATTAAAGAAACTTCTTGCAGTAAAAGGTACAAGAAAGACAGAGTTAAAGAATTATCTTGCGAAAACACAGGGCATCGAGTTAGATGACAACTCTATCTACGATATCCAGATCAAGAGATTACATGAGTACAAGAGACAGCAGATGAATGCTCTTTATGTGATCCATAAATATTTCGAGATCAAGGCGGGAAAGAAACCGGCACGTCCGATCACTGTTATTTTTGGTGCAAAAGCTGCTCCGGCATATATCATTGCAAAGGATATCATCCATCTGATCCTCTGCTTACAGGAACTGATCGCAAATGATCCGGAAGTCGCACCATACTTAAAAGTAGTGATGGTAGAAAACTACAACGTAACATTAGCTGAGAAACTGATCCCGGCAGCAGATATCCATGAGCAGATCTCTTTAGCTTCCAAAGAGGCAAGTGGAACATCCAACATGAAATTCATGTTAAACGGTGCCGTTGCAATCGGAACCATGGATGGAGCAAACGTTGAAATGCATCAGTTCGTTGGTGATGACAACATTTATATCTTCGGTGAGTCTTCTGAGGAAGTTATCAGACACTACGAGAAAGCAGATTACGTTTCAAGAAGCTACTATGAGAATGATGCGAACATCAAACGTGCGATCGATTTCATCGTAAGTGACCAGATGAAAGCAGTCGGATGTGCAGAGAACTTAGAGCGCCTTTACAACGAGCTGTTAAACAAAGACTGGTTCATGACTCTTCCGGATTTTGAAGAGTATGTTGCAACCAAAGAGCGTATCTACGCAGATTACGAAGACCGTATGACATGGGCTAAGAAAATGCTTGTCAACATCAGCAAGGCAGGATTCTTCTCATCAGACCGTACCATTGCACAGTACAATGAGGATATCTGGCATCTGTAAGATGCCATGCATCTGTAAAATGCCATGCATCTCGTAAGATGCCATGCATCTTGTAAAATGCCATGCATCTTGTAAAATCTTGTAAGCGATTATGTGGCTTGCAGAGCAGCAGTTAATTCACAATATTTAAATTACAAATTCTTCCTAATTGGGAACCGCAAAACTTAGAATGGTTTTGTGGTTCCTTTTTTGCTTTATAGAACGCGTTATCTGATAAATATTGGTTTGCGGGTGACATGAGTTTCCTCGTGTAGGGTAGTTCTGGGAGGTTACGATTGGCAAATTGCATCAAGCCGGGACTGTTTTGTTCCGTTGTACGAAAATAAGGCAAGTCTAAGTCAGCCTGATTTAATGTTTCTCGGAGTGACGTGTGCGTCTTAAACGCCCCGTCCGGGGGCATTAAGACTTGTGCTGCCGTCCGTGGCAGCACAACACTGTGTTACGAACAGGCAGACTAAGATTGCCTAATTTTCTCCCAAAGTCACAAAACGAATCCCGGCTTGATGCGATTTGCCAGCCACTAAGTTGTGAACCACCCTTCGCTGGAAAACTCATTT
The Roseburia rectibacter DNA segment above includes these coding regions:
- a CDS encoding AraC family transcriptional regulator produces the protein MNILEYENYQEKISHGDPLFPYITYLCSIPLDFGYVPMHWHDEMEIIYIKKGKGTITVDFAQHMVTAGDIALILPGQLHSIGQFESESMEYENIIFHPNMLISKKTDTCNTDFLVPLISGNVSLPLLYTPDSPHYGEISACIDANDEICKTYPSGYQLFIKGQLFLLFYTLFHKCSTKELSGKDRSKSLEKMKLILKYVENNYMEKITIEDIANEVDLSQSHFMKYFKNTMGTSFVDYLNEYRLTMASRLLISSDSSILAIASEVGFENLSYFNRIFKKRFGQTPREYRRRQSPDTVHP
- a CDS encoding glycogen/starch/alpha-glucan phosphorylase, which produces MKLQEIVSNRCGKEISQCTNEELYYALLEMTKGMAKEKESNQGKRKLYYISAEFLIGKLLSNNLINLGIYEDVKKLLADNGKSLAEIEEVEPEPSLGNGGLGRLAACFLDSIASLGLNGDGVGLNYHYGLFKQVFKNNLQNETPNPWIEKESWLTKTDVTYPIQFGGFTLQSRLYDIDVIGYENRTTKLHLFDVETVDESLVGDGIDFDKEDIAKNLTLFLYPDDSDDKGRILRVYQQYFMVSNAARLIIDETLARGGDLHKLNEYAVIQINDTHPSMVIPEMIRLLMERGILMDEAIDIVSKTCAYTNHTILAEALEKWPIHFLEKAVPQLLPIIYELNSRVVKKYDDKSVAIIDDEKRVHMAHMDIHYGYSVNGVAYLHTEILKNTELNNFYKIYPEKFNNKTNGITFRRWLLHCDPEMTEFITSLIGPGFKKNAEELEKLGAYVNDEEVLKKLLAVKGTRKTELKNYLAKTQGIELDDNSIYDIQIKRLHEYKRQQMNALYVIHKYFEIKAGKKPARPITVIFGAKAAPAYIIAKDIIHLILCLQELIANDPEVAPYLKVVMVENYNVTLAEKLIPAADIHEQISLASKEASGTSNMKFMLNGAVAIGTMDGANVEMHQFVGDDNIYIFGESSEEVIRHYEKADYVSRSYYENDANIKRAIDFIVSDQMKAVGCAENLERLYNELLNKDWFMTLPDFEEYVATKERIYADYEDRMTWAKKMLVNISKAGFFSSDRTIAQYNEDIWHL